The region GATTGTTAGCTTTGACGAGAAATGATTACGTTGGCGACGCGAAAATGTGGCTGGTCGCTATTTCGGTTATTAGGCTGATATTTGGCGCATCACTTTTTTTACATTAGGTAATGCGCTTTTTACATTTAATGCTATTGGTGATTGTTAATGCAAAGTACCGTTGAATTATCGCCACAACTGTTAGCAGAATCTTGTGCGGCGCTAATGTATGAGCGCGATTTAGCAACGCGCGCTCTGGGAATGGTGATAGACACCATAGTACCTGGCGAAGCAGTGCTAAGTATGATCGTTAGCAATGTGATGATACAGGGCCACGATAGCTGTCATGGCGGGTATATTTTTACACTCGCCGACTCCGCGTTTGCGTTTGCCTGTAATACTTATAATGCAGTGACTGTTGGGCAAGCTTGCACAATTGACTATATTGCACCGGCTAAACTTGGGGATCGATTAACCGCTACAGCAAAGGAGCTATCACGGGGCAAGCGGACAGGGGTATACGATGTCAGTATTGTAAATCAGCGAGCCGAGCTACTTGCAACATTCCGTGGGCGCTCCTATCAAGTGAAGGGTGTATTGATGGACGAGCGTGAACTTCAAAGCAAAACCGCTGAGTACCTAGCCAAGGCCCAGCTAAAGCCTAGTTAAGGCTAAATAAGATGCTATATAGAAAAGTAGCGCGCCTTCACTTGACAGATAATAATAAGTAATCATAATGGTTACAAATACATTGTCTGATTAAACTTATGAGCAATACCCGATTTGCAGTAGCGGTACATGTACTAACTGTTATTAGCTTGGATGAGACGCAACCAATCTCGTCGCAATTAATTGCATCCAGCGTGGGTACTAATGCGGCGCTAATTCGACGCCTGCTTATTAGCTTAAACGATGCGAAAATTACATGCGCTGAGCGTGGCGCCAGTGGCGGCGTCCGTCTTGCTCGACCTGCCAGCAGTATCACTTTGTTCGATGTATGGCGGGCCGTAGACGAGGAAGGGCAGTTGTTTCGGGTGCACCCAACGTCTAATCCCCAATGTCCTGTAGGTCGTAATATTGAAGGGCTTTTAGGAGGGGTGCTTTCGAGTACACAAAGCACGGTTGAGGCAGTTCTCGGAAAAGTAACGATTAGAGATTTGGTGGCCAAGGTCGAGATAGCGGGCTAGTCTCGCTAAAAATTTTGCATTTTAATGTAACAGGTTTAGTTACATTAAAATGAGTTTTACTTACTAAAATCAGTTTTTGGTGGGTATTTATGGGCGCGCTTAGCGTGTGAGATGAAAGTTAAGAGGACTGAAATATGAATATTCGTGAAGTCAAGGTCGTAGACTTACTTAAAGCGATAGAGACAAAAGATGCTGATGCAATGAGCCTTATCGATGACAAGGTTTATATTCAACACAATCTCTATGTGCCTGATGGCCCAGCAGGATTTCGTGGGGTGGTGGCGTCACTGCCCGATGGTCTGGCTAAAGTGTCAACAAAGCGGGTATTTCAAGATGGAGACTACGTTGTTGCCCATAGTGAGATAGATATTGGCGGCGCAAAAGCGGTATTTGATATATTTCGATTTGAGGGTGATTACGTTGTTGAGCATTGGGATAACGCACAGCCACTTGTGCCAGCTAACCCCAGCGGTCGCAGCCTGCTGGACGGCCCCGTCGAGATCGTAGATATAGATTGTACTGTTGCCAATAAATTAGTGGCTCGCGCATTTGTAGAAAATATTTTGATGGTGGGGGATTTGTCTAGGGCGGAGGAATTTGTCAGTGCCCAAACCTATATCCAACATCATCCCATGGTTAGAGACGGTTTGGATGGCCTTGCAGAAGCCTTTGGTCAGTGGGCAGAAGAAGGCGTAGAGGTAGCCTATAGCAAAGTGCATATGGTGCTAGGTAAAGGCAATTTTGCGCTGGTCGTTTCTGGTGGGCACTTCAATGGTAATGACGTTGCTTTTTATGACATGTTCCGTTTAGCCGAAGGAAAAATAGTTGAGCATTGGGACGTGGTCGAAGAGATTCCGGCGCGGGATGCGTGGCAAAATAGTAACGGGAAATTCTGAGAAAGGGAGACTTCCGTCCTCGTGCTGGAAGTTTTTTTAGCAGGTCTTTTCTTGCAAATCGATAGATCATGGCAAGCCTCGGCAGAAAAAATTCACGTCGCAGGGGTTGACTGTAGTGGTCAACTATTTCCGGGCCGCTTCTTGGGTTGGTTTTCTATCATCGCCCGCGTTAACCATTGTTATACCGCTGAGGCTTTTGCACGTTGTAATATGTCATCAAGTAATAGCCGATCTCTTTCATCGCCTGATCTAGCTTCGAAAATGTGTATGTCTAGGCGGTCTTTGTATATGTTATTCGAATCATTTGAAACTTACACCCTCAAAGCTTATTCGAGATACTCGCCTGGAGATGGCTAGGTATATGCTGGCAGATATCACGCACGGTCGTCGAAAAATTATAGATATTGTTTTAAGTATTGGGTTTAATGATTGTGCGAACTTTAGTAGAACATTTAAGGAGCGTTATGGGTTGTCACCTAGGGATTACCGATTTTTAAATCCGTCCTGATTGTCTGTATATTGTCAATAAGTTTGTAAATCGTGCCTTCGTGACAAGCATTCTGAATGCGTGCGATTTCCCTCAATCAGAAGAGTTTGTAAATGTTCAAGCGCTTGCGGGCGCTATAAGGCGGACTTTCGTCCAGAGCGTGTTACAGATGGGGTTTCACCAAATTCCTCTAAGTAGCATTTGCTAAAATTTCCGAAGTGGTAGAATCCGCAACGCATTGCTATTTCGGAAATTTTAATTCCAACATTTTCATGTCGGGAAAAAACAAGAAGTTCTCGCGCTCTTCTCAAGCGAAGTCTTCTTAAATATAGTGTTGGGGTTGTGCACTCATACTGCTCAAACCCTTTTTGAAGTGAGCGAGCGCTGATACAAACGTGGTTGGCAATATCTTGAACGGTAATTTTTTTTGAGTAGTTTTCTTCCATAAATTCTTTGGCTTTAACGATTACCTTTGGAAGGACTCTGTACCTTATTTTTTCAATATCCTCAGCATGGCTATGGTTTCCGGATAGCAAGGATAGCGCTAGAACTCTTTCGATATTTTTAAACATTTCGGAGTTGTTCGGTAGGTCGCTTAAATATGGGTTATTTATAATAAAATTATTTAACATAATAGAAAATTTATCAAAATTACCTTGTTCTCTGTTGGGGCAGTTGAATGCGACGGCAAGCTTCGATTCTACCCCATAAGATTCCAAAAGAGTGCGATCGATTAGGCTTTTGTCTAATTTAAATATTATGTTTTCACAATTATTTGACCATTGCATGTCAATATTTTTATCTGTGTCTAATATTACGGGGCTTCCGACCGTCGCGGTTTTTTCTATGTTATTTTGGCGGATGTTAAAATGACCGCTAACTGGTAGCATTATCAAATAGAAATTTCGGAACGGTTCAGATTGTATGTGAATGTTTGCGTTGTAGGTGAGTCGGCTTATGGATGTTTCAGAAACTGGGTAGTGTTCCATGCTTGCGGAAAGCTGGTCGGACGCGCGGCACAAGTTAAGTTTGTGTGGCTGATATACTGACCCTACCAATGAGCAAGCTTCATCAGGGTCGATGCTGTTTTTAAAAACAGTATTCATTATTAGATTAAAGTTTCTATTCATAAAAATAAGTAGTCATTGTGGTCAATAAGCAGCGAGGTTAATAAATTGCTATAAAGATCGTCGTTCATTGAGCCGAAGGTTATTAAATTCATTTGTGCATTTTTTTTGCCTGTCCGATATACATGTAGCCCATTATCTTTGGGAATCCATTCATGTAGCATGTTTCTAATTCAATTACGTCAAAGCCGGATGAAGATATCAATTCTTGAATGGGCCGGTTAAGATGGCAGCCACCAGCAATCTTTTGCCATGTAGGTGTTACCCGCTGCTGCCATTTTGCAATATCAGGTTCCGGAGATCTGCCGTGCTCGCAAAATAATAATATTCCATCTTCTTTTAGAACTCTATGCATTTGCCGTAGAGCTTTAGTGCTATTAGAGATACTGCAGAGAGTAAAGCAAAGCAGAATAGTGTCAACACTATTGTTTTCTAAGGGGATTTCTTCCCCAGGAAGGTCTAACCACTTTACGTTGACTGGGGACTTGTTAATATTATGTTGTGCTTTACGTCGCATTCCATTTGAGGGCTCGAGTCCCCAGACAAAATCGACATTAGTAGCGTTGTATAGCTGTAAATTAATACCGCTGCCGATTCCAACTTCGAGTACTACCCCTCGAGCTAATGGAACCACTCGCTCTCGCAAACTCATTACTGAATTTT is a window of Zhongshania aliphaticivorans DNA encoding:
- the paaI gene encoding hydroxyphenylacetyl-CoA thioesterase PaaI; this translates as MQSTVELSPQLLAESCAALMYERDLATRALGMVIDTIVPGEAVLSMIVSNVMIQGHDSCHGGYIFTLADSAFAFACNTYNAVTVGQACTIDYIAPAKLGDRLTATAKELSRGKRTGVYDVSIVNQRAELLATFRGRSYQVKGVLMDERELQSKTAEYLAKAQLKPS
- a CDS encoding Rrf2 family transcriptional regulator — encoded protein: MSNTRFAVAVHVLTVISLDETQPISSQLIASSVGTNAALIRRLLISLNDAKITCAERGASGGVRLARPASSITLFDVWRAVDEEGQLFRVHPTSNPQCPVGRNIEGLLGGVLSSTQSTVEAVLGKVTIRDLVAKVEIAG
- a CDS encoding nuclear transport factor 2 family protein; the protein is MNIREVKVVDLLKAIETKDADAMSLIDDKVYIQHNLYVPDGPAGFRGVVASLPDGLAKVSTKRVFQDGDYVVAHSEIDIGGAKAVFDIFRFEGDYVVEHWDNAQPLVPANPSGRSLLDGPVEIVDIDCTVANKLVARAFVENILMVGDLSRAEEFVSAQTYIQHHPMVRDGLDGLAEAFGQWAEEGVEVAYSKVHMVLGKGNFALVVSGGHFNGNDVAFYDMFRLAEGKIVEHWDVVEEIPARDAWQNSNGKF
- a CDS encoding helix-turn-helix domain-containing protein; the encoded protein is MKLTPSKLIRDTRLEMARYMLADITHGRRKIIDIVLSIGFNDCANFSRTFKERYGLSPRDYRFLNPS
- a CDS encoding AraC family transcriptional regulator; the protein is MNRNFNLIMNTVFKNSIDPDEACSLVGSVYQPHKLNLCRASDQLSASMEHYPVSETSISRLTYNANIHIQSEPFRNFYLIMLPVSGHFNIRQNNIEKTATVGSPVILDTDKNIDMQWSNNCENIIFKLDKSLIDRTLLESYGVESKLAVAFNCPNREQGNFDKFSIMLNNFIINNPYLSDLPNNSEMFKNIERVLALSLLSGNHSHAEDIEKIRYRVLPKVIVKAKEFMEENYSKKITVQDIANHVCISARSLQKGFEQYECTTPTLYLRRLRLRRARELLVFSRHENVGIKISEIAMRCGFYHFGNFSKCYLEEFGETPSVTRSGRKSAL
- a CDS encoding class I SAM-dependent methyltransferase, which codes for MSFYDDKVLPHILDKLCSQNSVMSLRERVVPLARGVVLEVGIGSGINLQLYNATNVDFVWGLEPSNGMRRKAQHNINKSPVNVKWLDLPGEEIPLENNSVDTILLCFTLCSISNSTKALRQMHRVLKEDGILLFCEHGRSPEPDIAKWQQRVTPTWQKIAGGCHLNRPIQELISSSGFDVIELETCYMNGFPKIMGYMYIGQAKKMHK